In a single window of the Streptomyces sp. NBC_00353 genome:
- a CDS encoding winged helix-turn-helix transcriptional regulator: protein MSTEAAHLDGPVADRDGWITDRCSLDRAVRAVGSRSAMLLIREAFYGTRRFDDFAHRAGISEAVAASRLRELVAVGVLERRPYQEPGTRTRHEYALTKRGRDLFPVALALIQWGDRYLADPAGPPLLFTHHNCSTPLRAGVTCEAGHEVPLGEVGVAFAPNKLNGSDLSSASTLSEGGETANDD from the coding sequence ATGTCGACAGAAGCTGCACACCTAGACGGACCGGTGGCGGACCGGGACGGCTGGATCACTGACCGTTGCTCCCTTGACCGCGCTGTGCGCGCGGTCGGCAGTCGCTCCGCAATGCTGCTGATACGCGAGGCCTTCTACGGCACTCGGCGCTTTGACGACTTCGCGCATAGGGCGGGCATTTCCGAAGCTGTCGCTGCCTCGCGCCTGCGCGAACTCGTGGCTGTCGGTGTTCTTGAGCGTCGCCCCTACCAGGAGCCTGGCACGCGCACCCGACATGAGTACGCGCTCACGAAGAGAGGCCGCGACCTGTTCCCTGTGGCCTTGGCTCTCATTCAGTGGGGCGACCGTTACCTCGCCGACCCGGCCGGACCACCACTCCTTTTCACTCACCACAACTGCAGCACGCCGCTCAGGGCAGGCGTCACCTGTGAGGCGGGGCATGAGGTTCCACTCGGCGAGGTTGGCGTCGCCTTTGCGCCGAACAAGTTGAACGGATCAGACCTCAGCTCTGCTTCCACGCTCTCGGAGGGCGGGGAGACGGCAAACGACGATTAG
- a CDS encoding MFS transporter, whose protein sequence is MENQSQTGKTAWVLPVLCVAAFMASLDLFIVNVAFSDIGQEFPDSSLADLSWILNAYAILYAALLVPLGRLADRFGQKAGFLSGLAVFTAASAACALSDSLWPLVAFRGIQAMGAALLTPTSLGLLLTATPADRKERAVRVWAATGGLAAAAGPVVGGLLAEASWRWIFLVNVPIGAAAFLLALPSLPASRHDVDTRLPDLPGAAVLLACISVLALGLVQAPSWGWDSPRTAVCLGLTLTGMAVFWRRSLRHTSPVVEPALLRVPSFAWSNATALAFTAAFAAGLLATVMWLQEVWGYSALRTGMAITPGPLMVPLFASLAQAVAHKVPAGWITAVGSALFGTGIIVLQLSLGAQPAYLTQALPGWLLSGMGVGLALPTILAAATADLPNNRAATGSAIVNMSRQLGAVLGVSILIALVSVPHTYTATHAAFTLARWTIAAVAFVGALTALRMTPRSTPSDSASAALTVTPEMS, encoded by the coding sequence ATGGAAAATCAAAGCCAGACGGGCAAGACCGCCTGGGTACTGCCGGTGCTTTGCGTTGCCGCGTTCATGGCCAGCTTGGACCTGTTCATCGTCAACGTTGCCTTCTCGGACATCGGGCAAGAGTTCCCAGACAGTTCGCTGGCCGACCTGAGCTGGATCCTCAACGCCTACGCGATCCTGTATGCGGCCCTTCTGGTTCCCCTGGGACGCCTGGCTGACCGCTTCGGGCAAAAGGCGGGCTTCCTGAGTGGCCTGGCCGTATTCACCGCCGCCAGCGCCGCATGCGCCTTGAGCGACAGTCTGTGGCCCCTGGTCGCCTTTCGGGGAATACAGGCAATGGGCGCCGCCCTGCTCACTCCCACGAGCCTCGGCTTGCTCCTCACTGCCACGCCCGCCGACCGGAAAGAGCGAGCAGTGCGCGTCTGGGCTGCCACAGGCGGTCTCGCGGCCGCCGCAGGACCTGTCGTTGGAGGCCTCCTTGCCGAGGCCTCGTGGCGCTGGATCTTCCTGGTCAACGTGCCGATCGGCGCTGCTGCCTTCCTGTTGGCGCTTCCTTCGCTGCCCGCCAGCCGACACGACGTGGACACCCGGCTGCCGGACCTCCCAGGCGCCGCTGTTCTTCTGGCCTGTATCAGCGTCCTAGCTCTCGGGCTGGTCCAAGCGCCTTCCTGGGGCTGGGACAGCCCCAGGACCGCTGTATGTCTGGGGCTGACTCTCACGGGCATGGCTGTCTTCTGGCGCCGCTCCCTACGCCACACCTCCCCCGTGGTGGAACCGGCGCTCCTGCGCGTGCCCTCATTCGCCTGGTCCAACGCCACCGCCTTGGCCTTCACAGCCGCGTTCGCCGCCGGCCTGCTCGCCACCGTCATGTGGCTGCAAGAGGTATGGGGCTACTCGGCGCTCAGGACCGGCATGGCAATCACCCCGGGACCCCTGATGGTGCCGCTGTTCGCCTCCCTCGCCCAAGCTGTCGCTCACAAAGTGCCGGCCGGCTGGATCACCGCGGTGGGATCGGCCCTCTTCGGCACCGGCATCATCGTGCTGCAACTGAGCCTGGGCGCTCAGCCTGCCTACCTCACGCAGGCGCTGCCGGGCTGGCTGCTGAGTGGCATGGGCGTGGGTCTGGCCCTGCCCACCATCCTGGCCGCGGCCACGGCCGACCTCCCCAACAACCGTGCTGCCACCGGCAGCGCAATCGTCAACATGAGCCGCCAACTGGGAGCAGTCCTGGGAGTAAGCATCTTGATCGCGCTTGTCAGTGTCCCCCACACCTATACCGCCACACACGCGGCCTTCACGCTCGCGCGGTGGACCATTGCCGCCGTGGCTTTCGTCGGCGCACTGACCGCCTTGCGTATGACCCCCCGCAGCACACCCTCCGACAGCGCCTCTGCCGCCCTGACCGTCACACCTGAGATGTCATGA
- a CDS encoding IS1380 family transposase — MGSRPKLHVSADGAGVVGHAGARLLADLADATELTSAYSTALGPLRRRGTGHDPGRIATDLAVMLADGGEAITDLAVLRDQGEVFGPVASTPTAWRLLADIDETGLARLRAARAQAREVAWLQAAETRCGIPAAKAGGRELPGLVLDLDATLVTCHSEKDQAAPTYKGGFGFHPLVCFLANTGEGMSGRLRPGNAGANTAADHIAVLDDALAQIPDNHRHGTDILVRTDSAGSAKAFLAHVRDMRIRGIRTFFSVGYAVTEPVRRAIRALPEQVWHPALDQDGTLRAGATVAELTGMVDLAGYPDGTRIIVRRERPHPGAQLSLFDQDEGLRHQVFLTDTPFASGGSAQFLEVRHRGHATVEDHIRCGKTTGFGRFPSRHFLVNAAWLELSLAAIDLLAWTRVLLLDGDLATAEPKKLRYRILHVAARITRGGRRLRLRISATWPWRHELTAAFHRLAALPRPAT, encoded by the coding sequence ATCTCGCCGATGCCACCGAACTGACCAGCGCGTACTCCACCGCGTTAGGACCACTTCGGCGACGCGGCACTGGTCACGACCCGGGCCGGATCGCCACCGACCTCGCGGTGATGCTGGCTGATGGCGGGGAAGCCATCACGGATCTGGCCGTGCTGCGGGACCAGGGCGAGGTGTTCGGCCCGGTCGCCTCGACACCGACGGCCTGGCGGCTGCTCGCCGACATCGACGAGACCGGACTCGCTCGGCTGCGAGCGGCCCGGGCCCAGGCACGGGAAGTGGCCTGGCTGCAGGCCGCCGAGACCCGCTGCGGAATACCGGCGGCAAAAGCCGGCGGACGAGAACTGCCCGGCCTGGTCCTGGACCTCGACGCCACGCTGGTGACCTGCCACTCCGAGAAGGACCAAGCCGCACCCACCTATAAAGGCGGCTTCGGATTCCACCCTCTGGTGTGTTTCCTGGCCAACACCGGCGAGGGCATGTCCGGGCGGCTGCGGCCCGGCAACGCCGGAGCCAACACCGCCGCCGATCACATCGCGGTGCTGGACGACGCTCTCGCGCAGATCCCCGACAACCACCGGCACGGCACCGACATCCTCGTCCGCACCGACAGCGCCGGATCGGCGAAAGCCTTCCTCGCCCACGTCCGAGACATGCGGATACGAGGAATCCGCACCTTCTTCTCGGTCGGATACGCGGTCACTGAACCGGTCCGCCGCGCGATCCGGGCCCTGCCCGAACAGGTCTGGCACCCCGCCCTGGACCAGGACGGAACACTGCGTGCCGGCGCCACGGTTGCCGAGCTGACCGGCATGGTCGACCTTGCCGGCTATCCGGACGGCACCCGCATCATCGTGCGCCGCGAGCGCCCGCACCCCGGAGCCCAACTGTCCCTCTTCGACCAGGACGAGGGCCTGCGGCACCAGGTCTTCCTCACCGACACACCGTTCGCCAGCGGGGGCTCCGCCCAGTTTCTGGAGGTCCGCCACCGCGGGCATGCCACCGTCGAGGACCACATCAGGTGCGGCAAGACCACCGGCTTCGGCCGCTTCCCCTCCCGCCACTTCCTGGTCAACGCCGCTTGGCTCGAACTCAGTCTCGCGGCGATCGACCTTCTCGCCTGGACCCGCGTCCTCCTGCTGGACGGCGATCTCGCCACCGCCGAACCCAAGAAACTGCGCTACCGAATCCTGCACGTCGCCGCCCGGATCACCCGCGGCGGCCGCCGCCTGCGCTTGCGGATCTCGGCGACCTGGCCCTGGAGACATGAACTCACGGCCGCATTCCACCGCCTGGCCGCCCTGCCTCGCCCCGCCACCTGA